One genomic segment of Cardinium endosymbiont of Philonthus spinipes includes these proteins:
- the rnc gene encoding ribonuclease III, with protein MGRFLNLLQYFFTKRNPGTQQLVSFVRAVTGMMPLNLALYKVALQHSSIEEGHTSNERLEFLGDAILSAIVADYLFKKYPLKEEGFLTDIRSRLVNRDSLNGLARKIHLDKLLHYDTNLVKRSGHKFIYGNALEALIGAVYLDHGYERCQKFVIERLIVNYISLKELIEHDTNFKSRIIQWAHKHHRQVTFRILEEKQYEYYKEFTAQVVVDEKVMGEGTGRTKKCAEQMAAQQALQYTEQ; from the coding sequence ATGGGAAGATTCCTAAATTTACTCCAGTATTTTTTTACAAAGCGAAATCCCGGTACGCAACAGTTGGTCTCTTTTGTAAGAGCGGTTACTGGCATGATGCCTTTAAACCTAGCTTTATATAAAGTAGCCCTTCAACATAGCTCTATAGAAGAGGGACATACTTCCAATGAACGGCTAGAGTTTCTAGGGGATGCTATATTATCTGCCATTGTAGCAGACTATCTCTTCAAGAAATATCCCTTAAAAGAAGAGGGTTTTTTAACAGACATACGATCCAGGTTGGTCAACAGGGATTCCTTAAATGGATTGGCACGTAAAATTCATTTAGATAAGCTATTGCATTATGACACAAATCTTGTAAAACGAAGTGGCCATAAGTTTATTTATGGCAATGCCTTAGAAGCCCTTATTGGTGCCGTTTACTTAGATCATGGTTATGAACGCTGCCAAAAGTTTGTTATTGAGCGTCTTATAGTCAATTATATAAGTTTGAAAGAGCTTATAGAGCACGACACCAACTTTAAGAGCAGAATTATTCAATGGGCACACAAACACCACCGTCAAGTAACTTTTAGGATTCTTGAAGAAAAACAATATGAATACTATAAAGAATTTACCGCTCAGGTGGTTGTGGATGAAAAGGTTATGGGAGAAGGGACGGGAAGAACTAAAAAATGTGCCGAACAAATGGCTGCCCAGCAAGCCTTACAATATACAGAACAATAA